A single region of the Chlamydiales bacterium genome encodes:
- the hflX gene encoding GTPase HflX translates to MDSIEVENEEFVGFIESSCKRAILVSVYKGGSEKTECEENLQELKRLVDTLGMETLQGIPCSIKKFEASTYLGKGKLEELSQIIREQNADILIIDDEISPGQQRNLEKLFQIPVLDRTEVILEVFSKHARTKEAKLQIELAKIRYELPRLKRLWTHLSRQRGGGVNMKGEGEKQIEIDKRILKAKVERLESELKKVRDYRMTQRGARQKSLIPTFAIIGYTNVGKSTLLKALTEADVLVEDKLFATLDTTTRKFVLPNQQEVLLIDTVGFIRKIPYTLVKAFRSTLEEAVEADILLHIIDASHPMREEQAKATFDVLKELNATEKPVITVLNKVDLCTDLDSLDALQHKYPKTVQISALTGMGFNKLAELMIQELEKGRQKVVIRVPQKDYSVLQEIEKYGQIHNREYEGNDIILFIEGPNDIVNRLKKYWT, encoded by the coding sequence GTTAGTGTTTATAAAGGGGGATCTGAAAAAACGGAGTGTGAAGAGAATCTGCAAGAGTTAAAGCGACTTGTAGATACTCTTGGAATGGAAACACTTCAAGGCATTCCCTGTTCCATCAAAAAGTTTGAGGCTTCTACATATCTTGGTAAGGGTAAGTTGGAAGAGCTTTCTCAAATCATTAGGGAGCAAAATGCAGATATTTTAATTATCGATGATGAAATATCTCCTGGGCAGCAAAGAAACTTGGAGAAACTTTTTCAGATACCTGTTTTAGACCGTACAGAAGTTATTTTAGAGGTATTTTCAAAGCATGCAAGAACAAAAGAAGCTAAGCTGCAAATAGAGCTTGCTAAAATTAGATATGAGCTACCCAGATTAAAAAGGCTTTGGACACACCTTTCTCGCCAACGAGGGGGTGGTGTAAATATGAAAGGAGAGGGGGAAAAGCAGATAGAAATTGATAAGAGGATATTGAAAGCGAAGGTTGAAAGGTTGGAGTCAGAGTTGAAAAAGGTACGCGATTATCGTATGACCCAAAGAGGGGCAAGGCAGAAATCGCTCATTCCAACATTTGCAATTATTGGCTATACGAATGTGGGAAAATCTACGCTCTTAAAGGCTCTAACAGAAGCAGATGTTCTTGTGGAGGATAAATTATTTGCAACACTTGATACAACAACGCGTAAATTTGTTCTTCCAAATCAGCAAGAGGTTTTGCTTATTGATACGGTGGGTTTTATTCGAAAGATACCCTATACTCTGGTAAAGGCATTTAGAAGCACCCTGGAAGAAGCTGTTGAGGCAGATATTCTTTTGCATATTATCGATGCAAGCCATCCCATGAGAGAGGAGCAAGCAAAAGCAACATTTGATGTTTTAAAAGAGCTAAATGCTACGGAAAAACCCGTTATTACGGTACTGAATAAAGTAGATTTATGTACAGATTTAGATAGTTTGGATGCATTGCAGCATAAGTATCCAAAGACAGTGCAGATTTCTGCTCTTACGGGTATGGGTTTTAATAAACTTGCAGAGTTAATGATACAAGAACTTGAGAAGGGACGACAAAAAGTTGTTATTAGGGTGCCTCAGAAGGATTACAGTGTATTGCAGGAAATTGAAAAATATGGTCAGATCCACAATCGCGAGTATGAAGGCAATGATATTATTCTCTTTATTGAGGGTCCAAATGATATAGTGAATCGTTTAAAGAAATATTGGACGTAA